From the genome of Geothrix sp. 21YS21S-4, one region includes:
- a CDS encoding DUF1153 domain-containing protein: MSQTQPLPEGNIQRWTAKRKAAVVLDLIKGKITAADAARQHGLTVAELEQWKDDFLSQGTEALRTHPRDREAQWEAEKQRLQAKVGELALEVDILKKAHRILGKDLPEGIS; this comes from the coding sequence ATGTCCCAAACCCAACCCCTCCCCGAAGGGAATATCCAGCGATGGACGGCCAAAAGGAAGGCCGCCGTCGTTCTGGACCTGATCAAGGGAAAGATCACGGCCGCCGATGCCGCCCGCCAGCACGGGCTGACCGTGGCCGAGTTGGAGCAGTGGAAGGACGACTTCCTCAGCCAGGGCACGGAGGCCCTGCGCACCCACCCACGGGACCGCGAGGCCCAGTGGGAGGCCGAGAAGCAGCGCCTGCAAGCCAAGGTCGGCGAGCTGGCGCTGGAGGTGGACATCCTAAAAAAAGCGCATCGCATTCTCGGCAAGGACTTGCCGGAAGGGATCTCGTGA
- a CDS encoding NUDIX domain-containing protein, whose translation MSIHPRPGEYGQPVTIKHPHTPTPLATWSDPTAVATAVPDGPMPPMINEVPLIPLGDPLPGRADWEERAQEMDFEEPPFDGEGSKPAAGAVVVEPDGRLWLVSPTNEYGHCKTTFPKGKAHGMSLKATALKEVFEEAGLQVELFDHLVDVTKTTSRTRYYLARRKGGSPASMCWEMQSVHLVPLEKAKEMLNQPVDHQIIDTLIEHWPSWAGWFFRRNGEAPAWEAAKSGRTPASRKDWLTLPLPTRRARIPLDIRLDASESNNLKLGLVPQRMEQKWFAYFEGDILHEHRSWTGFCISEIHFQPDGDGLRATYADVNRQTGRYECTDDAEDARLLTERIRQLAHITEEDRNAEDSFVAGLKASLVPNYLGDPKVVGRLVESYLQAVLDQHVASNQGGDVQAAHAAFMDQNKALARIFAGDDSTYQTIGIWNTAGSLGTLAIKALDLDPAYYADENLLCILSEGLAGVAICLREMTTAFEADPQAEFKRDFLPQIQRLAQFTASVLMGTQAVLFPELSLRAFTYVQAIPKPKVPGLFDTPIDIDNTQEEEEEKGQADEDMTPDEIDELRIAFDLAPLNGKPTHGGGGSSEPTLNKMGRPITLPGPIGALAKKVGGVGALADELGISPRTVRRWATDGVIPKMGLKVLKHPFEQHAVDLEGLVDTSVKE comes from the coding sequence ATGAGCATCCACCCGCGCCCAGGCGAGTACGGCCAGCCCGTGACGATCAAGCATCCACATACCCCCACGCCGCTGGCCACCTGGAGCGACCCGACCGCCGTAGCCACCGCCGTCCCCGACGGGCCCATGCCGCCGATGATTAACGAGGTTCCCCTCATTCCGCTTGGCGACCCTCTTCCCGGTCGCGCTGACTGGGAGGAGCGGGCGCAGGAGATGGATTTCGAGGAACCGCCCTTCGACGGGGAGGGGTCAAAGCCTGCGGCGGGAGCCGTGGTGGTGGAACCGGACGGCCGCCTATGGCTCGTGTCCCCAACGAACGAATACGGCCATTGCAAAACCACCTTCCCGAAGGGTAAAGCCCACGGCATGAGCCTCAAGGCCACGGCCTTGAAGGAGGTCTTCGAGGAGGCGGGCCTCCAAGTTGAGCTCTTCGACCACCTCGTCGACGTGACGAAGACCACCTCCCGCACCCGCTACTATCTGGCCCGCCGGAAGGGTGGTAGCCCCGCAAGCATGTGCTGGGAGATGCAATCGGTCCACTTGGTGCCGCTGGAAAAGGCCAAGGAGATGCTGAATCAGCCGGTCGACCACCAGATCATCGACACCCTGATCGAGCATTGGCCAAGCTGGGCCGGTTGGTTTTTCCGACGCAACGGCGAGGCCCCTGCCTGGGAGGCAGCCAAAAGCGGTCGGACACCAGCAAGCCGCAAAGACTGGCTCACTCTTCCGCTCCCGACGAGGCGGGCACGTATTCCGCTGGACATTCGACTTGACGCGAGTGAATCCAACAATCTGAAGCTGGGCCTCGTGCCCCAGAGGATGGAGCAGAAGTGGTTCGCCTACTTCGAGGGCGATATCCTCCACGAGCATCGAAGCTGGACCGGGTTCTGCATCAGCGAAATCCATTTCCAACCCGACGGTGATGGGCTCCGGGCGACCTACGCTGACGTGAACCGGCAGACAGGTCGGTACGAATGCACTGATGACGCCGAGGATGCCCGCCTCCTCACCGAACGCATCCGGCAACTCGCCCACATCACCGAAGAAGATCGGAACGCTGAGGATTCCTTTGTCGCCGGGTTAAAAGCATCCTTGGTGCCGAACTACCTGGGCGACCCCAAGGTGGTCGGCAGGCTCGTGGAGAGCTACCTCCAGGCCGTGCTGGACCAGCATGTGGCCTCGAACCAAGGTGGAGATGTCCAGGCCGCCCACGCGGCATTCATGGACCAGAACAAGGCCCTGGCGCGCATTTTCGCGGGCGACGACTCGACTTACCAAACCATCGGCATCTGGAACACGGCTGGCTCGCTGGGAACACTCGCCATCAAGGCTCTGGACCTGGACCCGGCCTACTATGCCGATGAGAACCTCCTTTGCATCCTTTCAGAAGGACTGGCTGGGGTGGCCATCTGCTTGCGCGAGATGACCACGGCCTTTGAGGCAGACCCCCAGGCCGAGTTCAAAAGAGACTTCCTGCCCCAAATCCAGAGGCTCGCGCAATTCACAGCCTCGGTGCTCATGGGCACCCAGGCTGTACTGTTTCCCGAGCTGTCCCTCCGCGCCTTCACCTATGTGCAGGCAATTCCTAAACCGAAGGTGCCTGGGTTGTTTGACACCCCCATAGACATCGACAACACGCAAGAGGAAGAGGAGGAGAAAGGCCAGGCCGACGAGGACATGACCCCCGACGAGATTGACGAACTTCGGATCGCTTTTGATCTCGCGCCGCTCAACGGCAAGCCCACACATGGAGGAGGAGGTTCATCGGAGCCTACCTTGAACAAGATGGGCAGGCCCATCACGCTTCCGGGCCCCATCGGCGCCCTCGCGAAGAAGGTCGGGGGCGTCGGCGCCCTCGCTGATGAGTTGGGGATCTCACCCCGAACCGTCCGGCGTTGGGCTACGGATGGTGTGATTCCCAAGATGGGCTTGAAGGTACTGAAGCACCCGTTTGAGCAGCATGCCGTTGATCTGGAGGGGCTCGTGGACACCTCGGTCAAGGAGTAG
- a CDS encoding IS3 family transposase yields MRCDVLEAGMEIPMTRLCRVLGVPRSTVYHQPKVEKLHRPVDEALARTVHEIIQAHPTFGIRRVWAWLRYRLGQSTNRKKIHRLMRIKGWSCRQRAVGKRPRVPGSKSIAPFPNQRWSTDIALVECGVDGWCAFVPVLDCCTREVLGWSLDRTARAQNAERALEEALIHRFGWTHGAPPGLALRHDNGLVFGSRAYRALVKDYGLKQEYITPYTPEQNGLCERFIRSFKEECAWLHRFQDIREARAVIARYIDHFNTQRPHQALAYRTPREAFLNPQPAA; encoded by the coding sequence GTGCGGTGCGATGTGCTGGAGGCGGGGATGGAGATCCCGATGACTCGCCTCTGCCGGGTGCTCGGTGTGCCGCGCTCCACGGTCTACCACCAGCCCAAGGTGGAGAAGCTGCATCGCCCGGTGGACGAGGCCCTGGCCAGGACCGTCCACGAGATCATCCAGGCCCACCCGACCTTCGGCATCCGGCGGGTATGGGCCTGGTTGAGGTATCGCCTGGGTCAGTCCACCAATCGCAAGAAGATCCACCGCCTCATGCGGATCAAGGGCTGGAGCTGCCGCCAGCGGGCCGTGGGGAAGCGCCCAAGGGTGCCGGGGTCGAAATCCATTGCCCCGTTCCCCAACCAGCGCTGGTCCACGGACATCGCCCTGGTGGAATGCGGGGTTGATGGTTGGTGCGCGTTCGTGCCCGTCCTGGACTGCTGCACCCGCGAAGTCCTGGGCTGGAGCCTGGATCGAACGGCCAGGGCCCAGAATGCGGAACGCGCTCTGGAAGAAGCCCTGATCCACCGGTTCGGATGGACCCACGGCGCACCGCCGGGCCTCGCCCTCCGCCATGACAATGGCCTCGTGTTCGGCTCCCGGGCCTACCGGGCTCTGGTCAAGGACTACGGCCTGAAGCAGGAATACATCACGCCCTATACCCCCGAGCAGAACGGCTTGTGCGAGCGGTTCATCCGTTCGTTCAAGGAAGAGTGCGCCTGGCTCCACCGGTTCCAGGACATCCGCGAAGCCCGCGCCGTCATCGCCCGATACATCGACCACTTCAACACCCAGAGGCCCCACCAGGCCTTGGCCTACCGGACGCCCCGAGAGGCGTTCCTCAACCCCCAACCCGCTGCCTGA
- a CDS encoding DUF4238 domain-containing protein, giving the protein MAGNKHHFLPRFLMKGFASRIEEKKVFVWLYRKNAAPREESTRNIGHEKGFYRTGQDTADPEITAAERPMVELVDHLRDLPTGSAADGMGVPEMVAHFVTRTRHIRDSVEALGDIALERFDDFLASGQDFMRMVLNSPKTKQQILAGTPAFLRPMAMQDFPSLLKRFEEECGPALQAMILDAMSQTRKRIPVLVKKTHVELLRRELAPEARVANYRKLSWSVIDVPSPMILGDVGVLFETGGTRRYKPYDEKGDLLMGAYLPITSQRLLVGLLPDRPPTSSPEEIRAAYARACREFFVGSAQSEELKQLQPLLGTESEMMSLDEVDRAFKEWMLEASADLAGNDALE; this is encoded by the coding sequence ATGGCTGGCAATAAGCACCACTTCCTTCCTCGATTCCTGATGAAGGGCTTTGCAAGCAGAATTGAAGAAAAGAAGGTCTTCGTCTGGCTATACCGTAAGAACGCCGCCCCCCGGGAAGAAAGCACTCGCAATATCGGACACGAAAAGGGCTTCTACAGAACCGGACAGGACACCGCAGACCCCGAGATTACGGCCGCTGAGAGGCCCATGGTGGAGCTTGTCGATCACCTACGGGACCTGCCTACCGGAAGCGCAGCCGATGGTATGGGCGTACCTGAAATGGTCGCCCACTTCGTGACCCGCACCAGGCACATACGTGATTCTGTCGAGGCCCTCGGAGATATCGCGCTTGAACGATTCGATGATTTTCTGGCATCCGGTCAGGACTTCATGCGCATGGTGCTGAATTCTCCGAAGACTAAGCAGCAGATCCTGGCGGGGACCCCAGCATTTCTACGTCCGATGGCCATGCAGGACTTTCCCAGTTTACTCAAGAGATTTGAGGAAGAGTGTGGACCAGCGCTTCAGGCCATGATTCTTGATGCCATGTCTCAGACCCGAAAGAGAATCCCCGTGCTGGTGAAGAAAACCCATGTGGAACTACTGCGAAGGGAATTGGCCCCCGAGGCGCGAGTGGCGAACTACCGCAAGCTGTCGTGGTCTGTGATCGACGTTCCGTCCCCGATGATTCTCGGTGATGTGGGTGTGCTCTTCGAAACAGGAGGGACCCGTCGATACAAACCCTATGACGAGAAGGGCGACCTGCTGATGGGGGCGTATCTCCCGATCACGAGCCAACGGCTGCTGGTGGGACTCCTCCCTGACCGACCTCCAACATCATCTCCGGAAGAAATACGCGCCGCCTATGCGAGGGCTTGTAGGGAGTTTTTCGTGGGGAGCGCCCAATCCGAGGAGTTGAAGCAGCTTCAGCCGCTACTCGGAACCGAGTCCGAAATGATGAGTCTTGATGAGGTGGACAGAGCTTTCAAAGAGTGGATGTTAGAGGCATCGGCTGACCTGGCTGGCAACGATGCACTGGAATGA